In the Primulina tabacum isolate GXHZ01 chromosome 7, ASM2559414v2, whole genome shotgun sequence genome, ttgtttgaGAGGTTAAATTGTATATGCCAAGCAATCCATATGGttaaattgaatatgaattagTGAATCGTGATGATGTAGGTGATTCACAGGAGAATTTAAAAATACTAGCttaatttgagaaaaaaaatcatttgtGAGTTCCATGTGGATAAGTGCTAACGAAACATAAAAAATTCTGACTGTTGTTAATAAAATGGATGAATCAGGGGACGCTTATCTTATTATCCAGCAGTATTCATGCTCATATCGTAGATTTGATCTGATAGTTCTAGTTAGTTACCAAGTCCTTGTTTGTTTCACTTCCCAGAAATAACTTTTTATTCATCAAAAACACTACCATTCATTCTGTTTTTCTTTCCCCAACACAAAAATTCTCTCCTCTTCTCATATTCTTACTTATTATTTTTAACTGTACTTCTCAGTAATTTCCTAAAAATACTCTAAtatcatataatattttaatccaaaatgttctaatttaaaatttaagtaaCTTTATTAAAAACTTTATGACATGATTTGATGGAACAATTCTATTTCTTCATAACAAAATCACAGGCATATATATTTTCCCAAAACCGTGTCTCCTAAATATTTCCTCAATACTCTTCCGGAAACACCCCATAGCAAAACTAAACACGCCCTAAGACTTTATATCAACGAGGCCTTTCCTTTTTTTATTTCGGCTTATGATTTTGTTTAGCAAGCTTTTTTTTTCCCAATATTTTTCAGGTAAAGTCCAAAGGAGTGACGATGACAGCATTACTAGCCAAGGCCACTGCTCTTGCGCTGGTCAAACATCCTGTAGTGAATTCCAGCTGTAGAGATGGTAAAAGCTTTACATATAACAGTCACATCAACATTGCGGTTGCAGTGGCCATAGATGGTGGTTTGATTACACCAGTGCTTCAAGATGCTGATAAGGTAACCATACTCCACTTCTTGCCATTCAATTCATGTGAGACTCTGCTGTTTGTTGCCCCTCTCTATTAATTACTTGATTAACTTCGATTTctcattatatttttttattagatcGACCTTTATTCACTATCAAGAAAGTGGAAGGACTTAGTTGATAAAGCAAGAGCAAAGCAGCTCCAACCTAATGAATACAGTACAGGTAAGTTCACTAGGTTACACAAATTGCTGCTAGCCTGCTAAACGACTGTATAAAAAGTCTTCTTTTCCCTTAATATGACTCTCAGTGGTTTAAGTCATCTTGGTTGTTTTTGAATTTGTCAGGTCATAAAATCAACAAGTGTCTAACCCTGAACTGTTAGTGATTGGGAGCTTTAGCTGACTTTTATCCACCGCCCCTTAGAAATGATATAGTTCTGGGCGGGAACGCTAGCCATCTTTTTGAATTGTACGTCTGATAAAGCTCCCTTTAGCCAATGATAAAGTtcatctgttcaagaaatttagTTTGATAGCTATAATTAGATTGTGAAACTTCATTCATTGTCCATTTATGGACATAGATCATTGTCTTCAAGTGTTAATGGGAAGTGTGAACTTACTGTGAATATTGGCAGCTCCTTCATGATATTGGCTTTTGGTTCATGATTGTTCGATATGTTACAGGAACTTTCACTCTATCTAACCTTGGAATGTTTGGCGTGGATCGCTTTGATGCCATCTTACCCCCAGGAACTGTAAGTTGGAAGCTATAGCAAAGGCACAATTGCCATGAATTGATTGATAATATGAATTTGCAGGTCATTTGATCATTTTGAACCATATTTGGCATTTCTACAGGGTGCAATTATGGCTGTTGGAGTTTCTCAAGCCACTCTGGTTGGTACCAAGGATGGTAGGATCGGCCTGAAAAATCAGATGCAGGTGGGTTCATGTGTTTCTATAATTCGTCTGGTCAACTTTTATGTctgcatttatttaatgaaaCTTGTCACCTGCTTGAGTTATTGTGCTCTGCCCAATTCTTCCAGGTGAACGTTACTGCAGATCATCGGGTCATATATGGTGCTGATTTGGCAGCTTTCTTGCAAACATTAGCTAAGATTATTGAAGATCCCAAAGATCTGACCCTTTAAATCAAACTCATAATCAAAGATCCGAGATTATGTATTGTCTTAGCATGTGTCTCATCGAAGTGCTTTCCTCGCAAGAATCAAGGAATCCCCAATGTCTTTGTCAACCGAGCAATTATGATCCCCAAAATGCAGAAAAGAGATTTTGATCCAGCCATTTGTGGTGGCATGTGCTTCAATTTGTTTTTTCAACTTTaattgtttttcattttttatagaTACTTCACTAGATTTTGTTGTTAACCGGGTACATATATAGACTATTTTGATCTTGAGGTTATGAAGTTTTCGCAATGTTTCGCATCAGATATCATTCTGATTGTTATGCAGCTACTATATATCTTTATGATAGTGTAATCGAATGCATATTAATGGAGCTGAAAACACATCAAGAAAGCATATGATGTTTTATCCAAGCAATGTCGCCTTGAAAATCATGTGTAAACACTTATTTGAAACCTTTTCCGTATAGACTCAAAACTATCAGTGCCAGACACAAACTAAATAAAAAACTCTCACAATTTTACACACAAGAATGAAGACAGATGCTAAAGTCCAATCCAGACTATAGCAGATAAGGTGGTAAAACTGATTTGCTTTTACATATTATGCAGCTGTTTCTCCATCTCATGCATGTTATCTTGCATTTAGTAGCATCCGCAGCACGGTTCTCATCTTTGGCCTCACCCCTGGTGAGATACTAATACAAGATAAAGCCACCTTTAGAACTGCAAGCATCTCGTTTCTAGAATCAGGTGATGTCTCCGTTATTTTAATATCAAGAATTTTGTCCCAATTATCTTGCTGAACTGAGTTGCATAAAACCCACTTAGCCAGTTCAGTACCTCCACTAACAGCTGGCTTACCTGTGAGCAGTTCTAGAAGAACAACACCGTAGCTGTAAACATTTCCAGCTTCCGTGACTCTCATCGTGTAAGCATACTCTGAAATCCAAGGAAGAAAGACGTGAATCCATTGTTTTGCCACATTATTGGCAGTTGAGCatgatagaaaaaaaaatttcatgcatgTAATTTATATTGGACATAATCGTGCAGGCCGCAGTGACACTGAAGAGTTGTGGGAAAGaagattatataaatcatatcttGGTTAGTTCGAGTGTTTTCAATGTATGTTGTTGAAACGCAATACCTGGAGGAATATAACCGACAGAACCAGCGATAGCAGAAAGACTGCTTGTATTCTTTGAAGGATCAATCACCTTGCAGAGCTCAATGTCTCCAATTTGGGGTTCGTTTAGGGAATTCAGATGAATGCTTTTGCAGGAAAGATCAAGGAGAAGAATTGGACCGGAGCTGCATCCATGGAGAAAGGTCAAACCCCGAGCTACCGCAATTGCAATGCTGTAACGGTTCACCCAACCCAAAGTACTGCCCATGCCATTGTGAAGAACGTCTGAGAGAGTACCCTTTGAGGTAAAGTCATAAAAGAGATAAGCACCATCACCTGTCAAGACATATGCCAGAGGGATCATGACATTAGAATTATACAGTGTCCCAAGAACTTTTAGTTCCTCCCCGAATCTGTGGTGGCTACCCAATTGGAGTATCTTGTCACTCCAGTTAAGCTTCTTGACAAAATAGCTGTTGCTTGATGGCATGACAACTTTGTAGTAAGTACAGAATCTTGTCTTCAAGATGACATTAGAGGGGTCGGTCACATCTTCCATGGCTTTCCTGAAATCAATATGTGAGCGGTGAATGTTGCTCGGAGTCAAAAAATTTCCATGAATAACTTGTGCAGGAGAAATTTCTTCTTCTGAGTGCTCGTATTCATCACTGATCCCATAATATCTTCTTGAAATGAATAGAGCTATCAGAATCAATAAACCAACTGCCGTGACAGCAGCAGAAGCGGAAATgacaatttgtgaagaaaatgatTTTCTCTTGCTTGGGGATGGAGGGGAAGGATTTGCAGCATTTTCAATCAACCCATAATTCCTATCCATTTCAAGAACAACAAATGGTCTAAACTTTGGGACAACTCCAGAGAGTTGGTTGTCCGAGAGTACCAGCAGTGTTAAGCTGGCCATTCCAGCAAGAAAGTCTGGTATCTTGCCTGAAAATCTGTTATGGGAGAGATCCAAAACTTCTAATCCACTCAATGCTACAGTCATTGGGATGGGTCCTTCAAAGTGATTGTAGCTGAGGTTCAAGGCAATTTGTAACCCTGGTGGCATCATTGGAATGAGGCCACTGAGTTGATTTTTTCCCAGCTGGAGTTCTATCAGGGAATGTAAGCTTCCAATGGAGTCCGGTATTGAACCACTTAGATTATTACCTTGTAAGTCCAACCGTTCAAGATCATTCAATCTTGAAATCGATGATGGTATTACGCCATTCAGCAAGTTCCTATTAAGATTTAGCCATTGCAATTTATTCAATTGGGTTAACTGTGCTGGAATTTCACCAACAAAATAGTTGAACTGAAGATATAAAGCCCGAAGATCGGTTAAATTGCCCAGTGCTGGAGGCAGCGAACCAGTTAATTGATTCTGGGCTAAATTCAACAATTGCAACTTTCTGCACGTAGCCAATTCATTAGGTATCGTTCCATCCAACCTGTTGTCATCCAGCTCCAGATAAGTTAGTTCCACAAGATTTCCCAGTGACCCAACTGGAATCATTCCTTTGAGGGAATTGCTTCCTAATCTTAACCTAACCAAGTTTATGGATATATTTCCAGGAATCAATCCTTCCAATTCATTGTATGACAAATCAAGAGACTCCAAATTCGGCCCTGATAAGATATCAGATGGGATCGTACCTGTCAAATTGTTATAACTAAGGTCTAAATTTTTCAGATACAAAGTTATCCCAGATGGGATAGTCCCATTAAAGTTGTTCTGATTAGCAGCAAATCTTTGAAGTGTGGTGACATTGGATAGTGAAGTGGGAATCCCACCACTCAAACTGTTGAGAGATAGGATTAAGATTTCCAATTTGGTGAGTCCTCCCAATTTCTCAGGAATTGAGCCAGAGAGTTTATTGTTACGAAGATCAATCAGTTTCAGGTTGCTGTATTTTGAGAGTTGTGCAGGGATTTCACCAGAAAAATTGTTGAAAGAAAGCTGAAGCTCCTCTAATACGTTCAGCTTCCCCAAGCTTGTAGGAACACTCCCTTCAAACATATTGCGGCTAAGATTCAGACTCCAGAGTGAATCCATCTCCACCAGCTGCAAACCAATCTCCCCATTGAACATATTGTAAGAACAATCAAGCGACTCCACCATTTTAAAACCATTGAAAGCAGGCAAATTTCCTACCAACTTGTTCCCACTAAAGTCCACCAATTTCAACCCCCTGATACCTCCACAAAGAGTGAAAAACCCATCTGGGATTGAGCTCAGTTGATTGTTAGACACATCAAGTGACTCTAAAGTATCAATCTTGCACAGAAGTGGCAGGAATTCAGAGGTGGTAATGGAAAAATACTGAAAAGATAGTCCAACAATGGAAGAATTATCATAACTACAAGAAACACCCCTCCATGAGCAAGGGCTAGAATCTTTTCCAACATCTTTCCACACAAAAGAAGAACCAGTAGTGTTCTGAAAGATTTCATAAACCTGATTCATGGTATTGGCCTGATCAGCAGACAACTGTGCGGACAACACCAACCGAAGGTAAAGAAAGAAGACAAACAGTGTAAACGCAGCATAATACACACACCAACCCATTTTCTGCCTATCTTTTTCTCTTTATATGCTTTCTGATCACTCACTAAAACGACACAAAGAAAGAGAAAAAACTTGAGCTTTATTCAATTTTATCCATCAATAACATGAAATAAAATGGAACAAGTGTATTCAGTATATGTATATACAGaaaaatttgattgatatagTTCGACTCGTGAAGTTGAACACAGACAAGCCCAGAGGCATAGAAAATGGGGAGGAGATTGTGTGGAAACTTGGGTTTCGGGAGTGGAGTTGACTGGACTATTGAACAAAACAGTGGTGTGGATCTCATTTCTTTGTTGACTGACGAAGCAGAAAACACGCACAAAATTCTTCTTTTCAGACTAAATAATTCATCAATTCACTCGTCATCAGTCAACGTCGTCCCAAGACTGGACAAATATTTTTACtgcataataatttatttatttatttttttagaaaatcaacGGTGATAGTTCATGTTGGACGCAATAATTATCCCTGCTTGTTAGAACGATCGAACTGTGTTGTTTGAGCTGATgtacggtttaaaatatttgagttgtattaTTCTTGATAATTTTGGAAATGgtttgtaataataataatagaatgAAAAGAAGAATAAAATCAATACAATTTTGTAGAATGGAAAAAGTGGAGTctatcaacaaaaaaaaaaaaagaaggaaaaagtaaaaacagatacgTGATATATGAAATATGACTCATTCAACTGGGTATTAttttatggcaaaaacttgtgtgagacggtctcacggatcgtattttgtgagacggatctcttatttgggtcatccatgaaaaattattactttttatgctaagagtattactttttattgtgaatatcggtaggattgactcgtctcacaaataaagattggtaagaccatctcacaagagaatTACTCTTATTTTATTATCTTTTTGGGTCGATATATTTCACGGATATAAATTTGAAGACGAGAGACATACtcatcttattattattattattatctcaGAACAAAATGATATTTAGATGTATTATCACCCAcgtattttcttttcttttttgttaTTCCTCTTTAAGTTAAGCGACtttgacatataattttttttaaacgacaactttttattttatctaaagaataattgtaataaaaatatatcataatcaAATATGAGCCATCAATCACACGTATTATATGTACACAATtcattatatttttcaaaaaatatatatattttattttgaaactcAATATTTGTGTTGATCTAATAGTACTATAACCAGAAATTTGCAAAACGAAATTTAAACAAATATgttgaattttataaaataatacaggaaGGTATTATGAGAACTTACTAGATAAATTATTAAACAAGAATGATTTTAACATTATAAAATTTGGTCATTTCCACACTTAAAAATCCCAAAATTAATCATTCTACCATAGTctatacatatatttatttattcatgcaTAATATAACTGAGCAAACAAGACGTGATCTTTTACTACacacaaatatataaaatataatcatCCCTTAATTTTCATTGTTGATGTGTCTCTGATCGGATCACGAGCAGATAAAACCGAAACAATATTGTATGATAGCGGATTGAGAAGATAACTCAATCGAAAATCGAAATCGAATTAAGTTAGCTAAATTGAAATTATATTTGATCCGACCAAATTggaatcatttaaaaaaaatcattattatACAAGGAAATTAGATTTAGTATCATGTcagttattaatttatttatgaattttatatacaCACATATGTAGTGTACATGTTATCTAATATAGTTATATGAAACTGATCTTGAACTAGTTTTGGTACCATATTAAAATGGTTTTGTATCAATTTTGAAGCAACTCAACTCGATTAACTATTGATGTTGAATTCGATTCAACTCGATACAAATTATATCAGTTCTGGATTGAATAGGACCAAATTCAGATTGATTCAATATGTTAAAAATGCCTAGTTTGACAAGTAAATATTCATATGATAGAAATTTTTAAACCAACAGAAACTATAGACCCAAAGAGAAAGCAAAATTAAATAACTTGTTTACTACTAGCTCACCGTGTTTAAAAACCATGCTTGTAGAAACAATACTTGTAATTAGTCAACATAGAAGAATGTTGATGAAGTATAGTGAGTAGgtatcttatgagacggtctcacgaatctttatctgtgagacgggttaaccctaccgatattaacaataaaaattaatactcttaacataaaaagtaatgtttttcatggaatactcaaataagatatctgtgtcacaaaatatgacatgtgagacgggttaaccctatcaatatttgtgtgagacgatctcacataaatttttgtcatAGTCCTATCCTATCACAAAGAGTTGGCCTATTATCTTAAATTGCCATTAAATATTACTCAATCCAATTACCATTATTTGGACACGAAGAGCACGGCAAAATTACTCTTGCCTACTTGCACCATTTAATTTTATGGGCCTAATTATTGTTAAATCCTACAATTTGTTGCccattctttattttcgggtagACTAGATCAATTAAGTCACATTTAACAAACTTCAAAAGAATCTAAACAAAAGAATGTCTTTTGTGGTTGAATGTTATGCTAGAATTTAGATTAtgcatattttatttattaataaaactttaaagtaatttgttttatatattttataaatagaTAATGATATGCAAAAAATTTACGGACTTTGAGAACTTGGGGAAAAGAAAATAAGGGAAAATTGTTTTTTTCCCCTTCTTTTTATGTTTGGCTATTTTCATTTTTGATAACGATCAAAATTGATTTTAGTCTTGtacatttattttttggttCATGTAATTTTAGTGTTTTTTGACAGGAAGTGTTTGCGTGACATTTAACACGTTAGTATTATATTAATGTTATATTGATGACAAGCTATGTTTGACAgcataaattctcaaatttacaACTTTTCCAAGAAAACTATAAGATATGGGacaattataaatatataatcacAGATTTCCTAtagaattttaatattttatggcaATCTTTAACTAATGAGAGAATGATGGTAAAGACCAGAGTTAATTTATAAAGGATCTATGAGCATCATGCATGCACCATAGATATATAATGATATTAGTCTATGATTCAACTATAAAGAATAGTATTTGGCTGATCTGATTTGGATCTTTTAAAATGCATAGTACATTGTTATGCACCGTAGAACCGTTGGATCATGTGAACTTCACGAGGTCTACTTAATCCACCGATAATCCTGTGAACCGCACCATGTCCAAACGCCAATTTCACcatatttattttgcaattaatGGAACAACCAACTTTGAGATATACATAATCTGATGgactaaaattacaaaaagAGAATATTAATTACAATGTAATCCCATGTAAAAAAGTAAAGTACCTTCAACCTACTCCCCAGTgttttctgaatcttatatAAACCAAAGAATTGAAGACAACCTCTGCAGCAGCAATGGCATATTACAACGGAAACCTTACATTTCTCCTCCTTATTACAATACTTTTCTGCGTGACGGCGACTGAAGATGAAAGTGCCGAATGCAGCAAGATCAATTCGGTGGAGGAAATATGCACTTTGACTATGTTTCCCAATTCTTGTTACAACGCCCTTGTCAAGAATCTTGCTCCAAAAGTACCCACTCAGCCTGAGATAATTTACATGAAATCTGTTCAAGTAGCCATGGCTGAAGTTTCAAGAACGACCCACGATTTTTCCGAGAACGGAACGCTTCAAAAACTCGTAGTCGGGAAAAGTAAAGACAAGGAACCAGCCCTTTCTGCAATGGGGATTTGTAGGGAACTTCTTTCTCTTGCCATGGACAACGTTAACAAATCTTCGTCCTCGAACGATGGTTCCTCTTTGGAGAAGAATTTTGACAACATAAGAAGTTGGCTAAGCGCAGCCGCAACCGATCTTCAGACATGTGAGGATGGGTTTGAGGATTTGTCCAAGGAGGTGAGAAATATTGCTGCCGTAAAACTGAAGAATTCGACCGAGTATACGAGCAACACTCTTGCCATTGCGACTGAGATTGGGAAATGCGAAAAAGCAACCAGGGAACATCTGCAAACGGCTAATTCGAATGCAAGAAAATAGCCTGGTCGATCGTTTAGAGTTGGTGTAGGGATCGGAATCAAGGTTTAGTTGGCTTCAAGATAATATTGTTCCTTTCCATATAGTATAAActgaatgaataaatttttGTGAGAATTTCTCTAAGAACTTTAAGAAAAAAAGTGATGATAAACATATTTTCcagcattattttttaaaaaaaataattttccagcattattttaataacattataataataaaaaagactAATATCTGATACCTATCCAAGCGAAATAATATCTCTGGAAATTTACAAGTGATACCCCCGGATGGAGGATGGGCTCGGCCCGCTCTCGATAGCCCATCTTGTTGGGAGCCCAGCATTCGAAGGACCTGGGAGGTCATCCCAGCCGACCTCCCATATTAGAAGTTCCATCAATTGAAGAGGTCAACCGACCTCCGATGGCCGAGCTCCCATACCGACCTCCCAGCTTGAAGCCGAGCCGATCTCCTTGGTGTTGATATCGTGATGATTGGAGGCGCCTTTGCCGAGCTCCCACAAGGTCTGGGTGGCAGGTGGGCTCACACCTACGAGAGCTCTTACTCAGACATTAAAGCGCATAGCCCACATAAATCAAAGCCCAGAAAGGTAAAGCCCATTAAAATCTAATCAAATCTGGCAATATCTGACCAAATCTTCCGAAGATTCTGAGGATCTAAACCTACCAAAACTAGGACTCTATggttcacctataaataccaggttttgTTAACTCTTAATTCaattcagatattcacattCTCTCAGCACACACATTACTCTCTCAGTTTTCtattctctgacttgagcgtcggaggggctacgccggaaCAACCTTCCGGCCCCCTTCTAACACTCTTGTTTGTGTTTCTTGATTTCGAGGTGCCGGATCTGAGCTCCACGATTGACGTGCCGATCTCCCAGCCAGTGTATCAAGGTTTGATCCGAGCTCTCCAAGCGAAGATCTGACCTCCAAGTTAACATCACCGATTTCAGCGACATcaattggcgccgtctgtgggaaaagcTGAGAAGACGTAGGCATGTGGGGACGAACAGGTAGAAGAACAGGCCCCGCAGGGGGTCGAGGCCATGAAGGTGGTAACCAAGGTACCGAAGGCAATAACCGAGGTCCCAGAGGGGGTCAAGGGGGAAGAATGGCTGATCTTAGCTTAGACCAACTGGCCCAGTTGATTAAAAGATCTGTGGATGAGGCCCTCTGTCGGAATCAAGCCCCATCACCACCACCGCAACAACCTCCTAATCCTCCTCCTGAACATCTAGAAGCCATATGGGAGGAAGTCAGAAGGCTTGGCAGGCAGATGGGAGGCCGACCTCCTATACTGGATAAGGAAAGCCCGGTCTCTCCCGAAATACTGAATGAGGACCTCCCCGTTAACTTCCGCCAGCCAACTATTAAAGATTATGATAGGAGTACTGACCCTGAAGAACACCTGGGGAGGTTTAGTAATTCTGCCCTTCTCCATCGATACTCAGATGGGGTCAAATGCCGGGTTTTCCTTACAACCTTGGTGGGACCTGCTCAGAGGTGGTTCGATCTGCTCCCACCACATTCCATTACCAGCTTCCGAGAATTTAGCGCCCTCTTCATAAACCAGTATGCCACAAGCAAGAGATACTTGAAGACCTCCCTAGGATTGTTCAAATTGAAATAAGGAGATGCAGATTCATTGAGGGACTTCATTAAGCGGTTCAACAGTGCAGCCTTGGAGGTCCCCGCCGCGACAACAGAAACCTTGGTAAATGCCTTCACGCAGGGGCTTCGAGGGGGACAATTTTTCAACTCCTTGGTGAAGAAACCCCCTCAAAGTTATGATGAACTCCTGAGTCGGGCTGAGAAATATGTGAACCTGGAAGACGCACAGAGGCAAAGGCGAGTGGATACCCGACCCAGCGATAAGGATAAGGGGAAGGAGAAAGTGGAGCCGAGCAGGAAGAGGCCTGCAGAGAGAATAGAGGAGAGGGGTCGAGGTCCTGCACCCTTCCCCTATGCCCCATTGGCCATGAGCTTGGAAATAGCCATGGCAATTTGCGACGAAAGAAGGAAGTTAGAGCGCCCGAAACAAGCCGAAAAGGGGCCGCGTTTACCTCCCTCAGATAAGTTTTGTGAGTTCCATCAAGAGTACGGTCACATTACGAATGATTGCCAGAAATTGGGTGAAGAGGTCCAAAGAATCATGCAAAGAGACCCTCACATGAAGAACCTCTTAGCCCGATCAGAAGGAAGGTATCGAGATGATAGAAGGGATCGAGGACCTCCTGGGATGAATCAGAGGCCACAACTCCGGGAGAACCGACCCAACCGAGGGGGTCGAGATGACCCCCCGCGACATCAAGGACCTCAGGTCCAGCAGATTACTAATGATCCGACCAGAGGTATAATCCATATGATAACGGGCGGCGCCACCGACGGAGATTCAGGCAGAGCTCGTAAAGCTCATGGGCGGAGATTGGAGAGTCTGGGGTTAGACCTTGCCCACAAAGACGACCCCGTCATTGGCTTCGGGCCGGATGATCTGAAAGGTGTTGTGGCGCCTCATAACGACGCCTTATTAGTCACTCTTACTGTCGCCAACTATGACGTCGCAAGAATCTTTGTTGACACCGGAAGCTCAGTTAATATTCTTTTCAAAAGAACCCTGGACCAAATGAAGGTGGAAGGTTTCAAGTTTGATCATATCTCTACGCCTTTATTTGGCTTCACAGGACATGCGGTCCAAACTATTGGACAAATCATGCTCCCCTTATCTTTAGAGACGGGACCGCACCGCATCACCAAAATGACATGTTTTACTGTGGTGGATGCCCCTTCTTCTTACAACGGTATACTTGGCCGACCTGCCCTGGCCGATTTCCGAGCTGTAAGCTCCACCTACCATCAAAAGCTGAAATATCCTGTGGGGAATGAAGTGGGAGTCGTAGGGGGAGATAAGAAATCCTCACGA is a window encoding:
- the LOC142551729 gene encoding uncharacterized protein LOC142551729; the protein is MGWCVYYAAFTLFVFFLYLRLVLSAQLSADQANTMNQVYEIFQNTTGSSFVWKDVGKDSSPCSWRGVSCSYDNSSIVGLSFQYFSITTSEFLPLLCKIDTLESLDVSNNQLSSIPDGFFTLCGGIRGLKLVDFSGNKLVGNLPAFNGFKMVESLDCSYNMFNGEIGLQLVEMDSLWSLNLSRNMFEGSVPTSLGKLNVLEELQLSFNNFSGEIPAQLSKYSNLKLIDLRNNKLSGSIPEKLGGLTKLEILILSLNSLSGGIPTSLSNVTTLQRFAANQNNFNGTIPSGITLYLKNLDLSYNNLTGTIPSDILSGPNLESLDLSYNELEGLIPGNISINLVRLRLGSNSLKGMIPVGSLGNLVELTYLELDDNRLDGTIPNELATCRKLQLLNLAQNQLTGSLPPALGNLTDLRALYLQFNYFVGEIPAQLTQLNKLQWLNLNRNLLNGVIPSSISRLNDLERLDLQGNNLSGSIPDSIGSLHSLIELQLGKNQLSGLIPMMPPGLQIALNLSYNHFEGPIPMTVALSGLEVLDLSHNRFSGKIPDFLAGMASLTLLVLSDNQLSGVVPKFRPFVVLEMDRNYGLIENAANPSPPSPSKRKSFSSQIVISASAAVTAVGLLILIALFISRRYYGISDEYEHSEEEISPAQVIHGNFLTPSNIHRSHIDFRKAMEDVTDPSNVILKTRFCTYYKVVMPSSNSYFVKKLNWSDKILQLGSHHRFGEELKVLGTLYNSNVMIPLAYVLTGDGAYLFYDFTSKGTLSDVLHNGMGSTLGWVNRYSIAIAVARGLTFLHGCSSGPILLLDLSCKSIHLNSLNEPQIGDIELCKVIDPSKNTSSLSAIAGSVGYIPPEYAYTMRVTEAGNVYSYGVVLLELLTGKPAVSGGTELAKWVLCNSVQQDNWDKILDIKITETSPDSRNEMLAVLKVALSCISISPGVRPKMRTVLRMLLNAR
- the LOC142550750 gene encoding putative pectinesterase/pectinesterase inhibitor 24; translation: MAYYNGNLTFLLLITILFCVTATEDESAECSKINSVEEICTLTMFPNSCYNALVKNLAPKVPTQPEIIYMKSVQVAMAEVSRTTHDFSENGTLQKLVVGKSKDKEPALSAMGICRELLSLAMDNVNKSSSSNDGSSLEKNFDNIRSWLSAAATDLQTCEDGFEDLSKEVRNIAAVKLKNSTEYTSNTLAIATEIGKCEKATREHLQTANSNARK
- the LOC142550751 gene encoding uncharacterized protein LOC142550751; its protein translation is MWGRTGRRTGPAGGRGHEGGNQGTEGNNRGPRGGQGGRMADLSLDQLAQLIKRSVDEALCRNQAPSPPPQQPPNPPPEHLEAIWEEVRRLGRQMGGRPPILDKESPVSPEILNEDLPVNFRQPTIKDYDRSTDPEEHLGRFSNSALLHRYSDGVKCRVFLTTLVGPAQRWFDLLPPHSITSFREFSALFINHAALEVPAATTETLVNAFTQGLRGGQFFNSLVKKPPQSYDELLSRAEKYVNLEDAQRQRRVDTRPSDKDKGKEKVEPSRKRPAERIEERGRGPAPFPYAPLAMSLEIAMAICDERRKLERPKQAEKGPRLPPSDKFCEFHQEYGHITNDCQKLGEEVQRIMQRDPHMKNLLARSEGRYRDDRRDRGPPGMNQRPQLRENRPNRGGRDDPPRHQGPQVQQITNDPTRGIIHMITGGATDGDSGRARKAHGRRLESLGLDLAHKDDPVIGFGPDDLKGVVAPHNDALLVTLTVANYDVARIFVDTGSSVNILFKRTLDQMKVEGFKFDHISTPLFGFTGHAVQTIGQIMLPLSLETGPHRITKMTCFTVVDAPSSYNGILGRPALADFRAVSSTYHQKLKYPVGNEVGVVGGDKKSSRRCYVDEVKQEVKRSRIEVGMIVTQPNVSSKKEVQLTTEEEPETVEIGVQQSVRVAADLDPGTKHDLLTCLKANLDVFAWSSQELRGVSPRIMEHRLNILPEARPVKQKKRHFGPEKDKSSGKWRMCVDFRDLNKACPKDCYPLSRIDQLVDSTAGYQYLCLMDAYQGYHQSPLAEEDQDKVSFITSEGTFCYVVMPFGLKNAGATYQRLMDKVFSAQVGRNVEVYVDDILIKSKNSADLIEDLRETFATLRSYGLKLNPQKCTFGVRSGKFLGYMVTERGIEANPEKVKVIQSMTPPGNLQEVQKLAGRIAALSRFISRAAHRSLPFFRVIRKAKKFEWDEECVKAFDDLKKHLAELPILAKPASGEPLYVYLSATEMAVSSVLVRQKGTEQSPVY